A genome region from Alkalimarinus coralli includes the following:
- a CDS encoding IS3 family transposase (programmed frameshift) encodes MTTRRRFTEEFKEEAANQVIVAGHSVADVAARLGVSGKSLYNWVRKYEKPKEQRVSEDDTQSELRRLRAELKRVTQERDILKKANGVLRKRVRVRYTFIRTNQNDFPLSLLCKTMKVNRSGYYAWLKQPLSKKAKEDQRLTGLIKQFWLESGCVYGYRKIHSDLREVGEHVGKNRVARLARVEGIKAQVGYRKRPGSSSGAVAEAAPNHLNREFSVETPDMVWVTDITYIRTHEGWLYLAVVIDLYSRQVVGWSMDSRMEASLVLNALLMAVWRRKPVNRVLIHSDQGSQFTSSDWVNFLDVHNLKQSMSRRGNCYDNAVAESFFQLLKRERVRRRIYATRADARRDVFDYIEMFYNSTRKHGNNGMLSPKDYEEQQKVKLGVV; translated from the exons ATGACTACACGCCGAAGATTTACCGAAGAATTCAAAGAAGAAGCTGCCAATCAAGTAATTGTTGCTGGGCACTCCGTTGCTGATGTTGCTGCACGCTTGGGCGTTTCAGGTAAAAGTCTCTATAACTGGGTTCGCAAGTATGAGAAACCCAAAGAGCAGCGAGTATCTGAAGACGACACCCAGTCTGAACTGAGACGTTTAAGAGCCGAGTTAAAAAGGGTTACCCAAGAAAGAGATATTCTAAAAAAGGCCA ACGGTGTACTTCGCAAAAGAGTCCGAGTGAGATACACCTTTATTCGGACTAACCAAAACGACTTTCCTTTGAGCCTGCTCTGTAAAACCATGAAGGTAAATCGTAGCGGCTATTACGCGTGGTTAAAGCAGCCGTTATCAAAAAAAGCCAAAGAGGATCAACGTTTAACAGGATTGATAAAACAATTTTGGCTAGAGAGTGGGTGTGTTTATGGCTATAGGAAGATTCACTCAGACCTACGAGAAGTCGGTGAGCATGTTGGTAAAAATAGGGTTGCTCGTTTAGCTAGGGTTGAAGGAATAAAAGCCCAGGTCGGTTACCGGAAAAGACCCGGCTCATCAAGTGGAGCTGTCGCTGAGGCCGCCCCAAACCACCTTAACCGAGAGTTCTCGGTTGAGACGCCTGATATGGTTTGGGTAACTGATATCACCTACATTAGAACTCACGAAGGCTGGTTGTATCTAGCGGTGGTGATTGACTTGTACTCCAGGCAAGTTGTGGGGTGGTCGATGGACTCTAGGATGGAGGCCAGCTTAGTGCTAAATGCACTTTTAATGGCTGTATGGAGGCGAAAGCCCGTAAACAGGGTTCTTATTCATTCTGACCAAGGAAGCCAATTTACAAGCTCTGACTGGGTGAACTTCTTAGATGTACATAATCTTAAACAAAGCATGAGTCGTAGAGGCAATTGCTACGATAATGCAGTTGCTGAAAGCTTTTTTCAGCTCTTAAAAAGAGAGAGGGTTAGGCGAAGAATCTATGCGACAAGAGCTGATGCCCGTCGTGATGTTTTTGATTACATAGAGATGTTCTATAACTCAACTCGTAAACATGGTAATAATGGAATGCTGTCTCCAAAAGACTATGAGGAACAGCAGAAAGTGAAACTAGGAGTTGTCTAG
- a CDS encoding Txe/YoeB family addiction module toxin, producing MSWELVYTKQAQKDAKKLASSGLKSKAKYLLEIIENNPFENPPPFEKLVGDLSGAMSRRINIQHRIVYQVYEEQKVIKILRMWTHYE from the coding sequence GTGAGTTGGGAACTCGTGTATACCAAGCAAGCTCAAAAAGATGCAAAGAAACTTGCGTCCTCGGGTCTAAAAAGTAAAGCAAAGTATTTGCTAGAAATTATCGAAAATAATCCTTTTGAAAACCCACCGCCATTTGAAAAATTGGTTGGTGATTTATCTGGTGCAATGTCGCGCCGTATTAATATTCAGCATCGGATTGTGTACCAAGTTTACGAAGAGCAAAAAGTCATAAAAATTCTGCGTATGTGGACACATTATGAATAA
- a CDS encoding type II toxin-antitoxin system Phd/YefM family antitoxin, protein MKTLTASEARANLYRLLDQTSETHQPITISGKRNSAVLVSSEDWESIQETLYLLTVPGMRESIQQGMEEPIENCSKELDW, encoded by the coding sequence ATGAAAACTCTTACGGCAAGTGAAGCTAGGGCAAATTTGTACAGGCTATTAGATCAAACTTCAGAAACTCATCAGCCAATAACTATTTCAGGCAAAAGAAATAGTGCTGTATTAGTTTCCAGTGAAGACTGGGAATCAATTCAAGAAACCCTTTATCTTTTAACTGTTCCGGGCATGAGAGAAAGTATTCAACAAGGAATGGAAGAGCCTATTGAAAACTGTTCTAAGGAGCTTGATTGGTGA